In Sporosarcina psychrophila, a genomic segment contains:
- the trhA gene encoding PAQR family membrane homeostasis protein TrhA, producing MTVAFDFKNGREELWNAITHGIALLLSIPALVFLVLDAVRHGTAMHVASYTIFGFSMLLLFLMSTLLHSMPIKFKHLFSILDHSAIYILIAGTYTPFLLVTVKGVLGWTLLSIVWGLAIAGILFKVFFIHRFEFVSLIFYIVMGWLILIAIKPLYTHLTLAGFALLVIGGLLYTFGSIFYAWRKIPYNHAIWHVFVIAGSASMYFCVLLYT from the coding sequence ATGACTGTTGCATTTGATTTTAAAAATGGACGAGAAGAGTTGTGGAATGCGATCACACACGGTATCGCACTACTTCTCAGTATACCCGCCCTTGTGTTTTTAGTACTTGACGCTGTTCGGCATGGCACAGCGATGCATGTGGCCAGCTACACCATTTTCGGTTTTTCTATGCTTCTCTTATTCCTTATGAGCACACTGTTGCATAGCATGCCAATAAAATTCAAACACTTGTTTTCCATACTGGATCACTCAGCCATCTATATTCTGATTGCAGGAACCTATACGCCGTTTCTCCTTGTCACTGTAAAAGGAGTACTAGGCTGGACACTGCTCAGTATCGTCTGGGGTCTGGCCATTGCAGGTATTCTATTCAAAGTTTTTTTCATTCATCGTTTTGAATTTGTTTCGCTTATCTTTTACATTGTTATGGGCTGGCTTATACTAATAGCCATCAAACCATTATACACCCATTTAACACTCGCTGGATTCGCGCTACTCGTTATAGGCGGTCTATTGTATACGTTTGGTTCGATTTTCTATGCGTGGAGAAAGATCCCGTACAACCATGCAATTTGGCATGTGTTTGTTATTGCGGGCAGTGCCTCAATGTATTTCTGCGTCCTCTTATATACATGA
- a CDS encoding dihydrofolate reductase produces MISLLVAHDPNRVIGMNNDLPWHIPEDLAYFKKVSMGKAMVMGRKTFESIGRPLPGRLSIIVTRNEAYTAEGAVVVHNLNDAIARAEEYADEVMIIGGAEIFHAALVIADRLYITYIQKQYEGDTFFPSYGPEWKLISSTQEHSTEDEIPYSFLMYEKE; encoded by the coding sequence ATGATTTCACTACTTGTAGCCCATGATCCGAACCGGGTCATTGGTATGAACAACGATTTGCCTTGGCATATTCCAGAGGACCTTGCTTACTTTAAAAAGGTGTCTATGGGAAAAGCGATGGTAATGGGACGTAAAACGTTTGAGTCAATCGGTAGACCTTTACCTGGGCGGCTTAGCATTATCGTTACACGAAATGAAGCATATACAGCTGAGGGTGCTGTTGTCGTACACAATCTAAATGATGCGATTGCAAGAGCAGAAGAGTATGCAGATGAAGTGATGATTATCGGTGGTGCGGAAATATTCCATGCGGCACTAGTAATAGCGGATCGCCTCTACATTACGTATATTCAAAAACAATACGAAGGGGATACTTTTTTTCCTTCATATGGCCCTGAATGGAAGCTCATATCGTCTACGCAAGAACACAGTACAGAAGATGAAATTCCGTATTCATTTCTCATGTACGAAAAGGAATAA
- a CDS encoding thymidylate synthase, which yields MKQYLELCKHVLETGEKKEDRTGTGTISVFGYQMRFDLNEGFPLMTTKKTAFRLISSELLWFLKGDTNVKTLIEDRNPIWDEWAFEQWVTSSEYSGPDMRDFGRRAAKEPEFAAVYKVEMDAFKKRVVEDEEFAATYADLGPVYGKQWRSWSNGEQSIDQIANLIEGIKNNPDSRRHIVTAWNPSEVEDMALPPCHALFQFYVADGKLSCQLYQRSADIFLGVPFNIASYALLVHLIAHECELGVGEFVHTLGDAHIYANHVNQVNEQLTREPRTLPTLKLNIEGKSIFELETQDIELENYEPHPKIKAPIAV from the coding sequence ATGAAACAGTATTTAGAATTATGTAAACACGTTCTTGAAACAGGTGAAAAAAAAGAAGATCGCACAGGGACAGGGACAATCAGTGTCTTTGGTTATCAGATGCGCTTCGATTTAAATGAAGGATTTCCCCTTATGACAACGAAAAAAACGGCTTTCCGTCTTATTTCATCTGAATTGTTATGGTTCTTAAAAGGCGATACGAATGTCAAAACGCTTATTGAAGATCGAAATCCTATTTGGGATGAATGGGCTTTTGAACAATGGGTGACAAGTTCCGAATATAGTGGTCCAGATATGAGAGACTTCGGACGTCGCGCTGCAAAAGAACCAGAATTTGCGGCTGTCTATAAAGTTGAAATGGATGCATTCAAAAAACGCGTAGTGGAAGATGAAGAATTTGCTGCGACATACGCAGATCTTGGACCGGTATATGGTAAACAGTGGCGATCATGGTCAAATGGAGAACAATCGATTGATCAAATTGCCAATTTAATTGAAGGCATCAAAAACAATCCCGATTCCCGCAGGCATATTGTTACTGCATGGAACCCTTCTGAAGTCGAAGATATGGCTTTGCCACCGTGTCATGCGTTGTTCCAATTTTATGTAGCAGATGGAAAGCTATCATGCCAGCTTTACCAGCGAAGTGCGGACATCTTCCTTGGCGTACCATTTAATATTGCATCCTATGCACTTCTGGTTCATTTGATTGCACATGAATGCGAACTTGGTGTTGGCGAATTCGTCCATACATTGGGGGATGCTCATATTTACGCGAATCATGTCAATCAAGTGAATGAGCAATTGACTCGGGAACCGCGAACTCTTCCGACATTAAAATTGAATATTGAAGGCAAATCGATTTTTGAATTAGAAACGCAAGACATCGAACTTGAAAATTATGAACCACATCCAAAAATCAAAGCACCAATTGCTGTCTAA
- a CDS encoding recombinase family protein codes for MTNTKVFGYVRVCDKGQNVERQDIKMLELGVAERDIFLDKASGKNFDRPQYQALKSVIREGDLVYIDALDRLGRNYDEIKMEWQYITRKLNADIVILENKELFDSRKFKSMGDMGKLMEDQFLSLLAYVAEQERKKMLQRQKEGIAVARAKGKHLGRPQLNLSTLSKKQREDLEANYQVWKAKGLSGVKFMEILKLKKNSFYKIISEFEESI; via the coding sequence ATGACAAACACAAAAGTATTCGGCTATGTTCGTGTCTGTGATAAAGGACAGAACGTAGAGCGTCAAGATATTAAGATGTTGGAGCTAGGAGTAGCCGAGCGTGACATTTTTTTAGACAAAGCAAGTGGGAAAAATTTTGACCGTCCACAGTATCAAGCACTAAAGAGCGTCATTCGAGAAGGTGACCTAGTTTATATTGATGCTTTAGACCGCTTAGGACGTAACTATGATGAAATAAAAATGGAATGGCAATACATAACTCGTAAGTTGAACGCTGATATTGTCATCTTAGAAAATAAAGAGTTGTTCGATAGTCGTAAGTTCAAATCAATGGGAGATATGGGCAAGCTAATGGAAGACCAATTCCTTTCCTTGTTGGCTTATGTAGCTGAACAAGAGCGTAAGAAAATGTTACAGCGTCAGAAGGAAGGAATCGCTGTTGCTAGAGCTAAAGGAAAGCATTTAGGTAGACCGCAATTAAACCTATCGACTTTATCGAAGAAACAGCGAGAGGATTTAGAGGCTAACTATCAAGTGTGGAAAGCCAAAGGATTGTCAGGTGTGAAGTTTATGGAAATCTTAAAGCTGAAAAAGAACTCCTTCTATAAGATAATCAGCGAATTTGAAGAATCAATTTAG
- a CDS encoding STM4504/CBY_0614 family protein — MSFHDFKIELGLMEENEVYQYEVVNEKFRNQCFRLVFALIDELHLGYEYWRKIEKVITIEFGKATLVGADSETRIQRELSSCNDFEALYMVQVLLGLLYEYSEHEKQFDSPDTKRTVEKIDATISAINKKMLESSLGYELVEGKLIRMDNKFIHQEVVVKSIKLLHENGFQSASEDFLQAYSDYKNGNLENAITNAGKAFESTMKIICDKLGYVYKQKDTSSTLVKNLFDNQFIPSSLQAHFGGVRSCLESGLPTMRNRYSHGSGILIDDVTITVVQYSLNLCATNIVFLVETYKAHENTSTN, encoded by the coding sequence TTGAGTTTTCACGATTTTAAAATAGAGTTAGGATTAATGGAAGAAAATGAAGTTTATCAGTATGAGGTTGTAAACGAGAAATTTAGAAATCAATGTTTTCGTTTAGTGTTTGCCTTAATAGACGAACTCCATCTTGGGTATGAGTATTGGAGGAAAATTGAAAAAGTAATAACGATTGAGTTTGGAAAAGCAACCTTAGTTGGTGCTGATTCAGAAACTAGAATACAAAGAGAACTATCGAGTTGTAATGATTTTGAAGCCCTGTATATGGTACAAGTTTTATTAGGTTTATTGTATGAGTATAGTGAACATGAAAAGCAATTTGATAGCCCTGACACTAAACGAACCGTCGAGAAGATAGATGCCACTATCAGTGCAATAAATAAAAAAATGCTAGAAAGTTCTTTAGGTTATGAGTTAGTAGAAGGAAAGTTAATCCGAATGGATAATAAGTTTATTCATCAAGAAGTAGTGGTTAAAAGTATTAAACTACTACATGAAAATGGATTCCAAAGCGCTTCGGAAGACTTTTTACAAGCATATTCTGATTACAAAAATGGGAATCTAGAAAATGCAATTACAAATGCAGGTAAAGCATTTGAAAGTACAATGAAAATCATTTGTGACAAACTCGGGTACGTATATAAACAAAAAGATACATCAAGTACATTGGTTAAAAATTTATTCGATAATCAATTTATTCCAAGTTCATTACAAGCACATTTTGGTGGTGTTAGAAGTTGCTTAGAAAGTGGATTACCAACCATGAGAAATAGATATTCCCACGGCAGTGGTATCCTAATAGACGATGTTACTATCACGGTAGTTCAATATTCTTTGAACTTATGTGCAACAAATATTGTATTTTTAGTTGAAACTTACAAGGCGCATGAAAATACATCTACTAATTAA